One window from the genome of Betaproteobacteria bacterium encodes:
- the leuB gene encoding 3-isopropylmalate dehydrogenase, whose amino-acid sequence MKIALLPGDGIGPEILREAVRVLDALRSDGLGIETQEAPVGGAAYDLSGDPLPAATLDLVKAADAVLFGAVGGPKYDTLARDKRPEKAILALRKECDFFANLRPATVFPELADASTLKPEVVSGLDIMIVRELTGDLYFGQPRGISGEKGHRIGINTMHYTEAQISRILHVGFRTARQRAGRLCSVDKMNVLETTQLWRDIAEEIAPEYPDVELTHILVDNCAMQLVRNPRQFDVIATSNMFGDILSDEASMLTGSIGMLPSASLDANGKGLYEPIHGSAPDIAGRGVANPLAQILSMAMMFRYTFGLADVAARIEAAVRKALASGLRTADIAARGAKACTTAEMGTAVLKAL is encoded by the coding sequence ATGAAGATTGCGCTCCTGCCCGGAGACGGCATCGGACCGGAGATCCTGCGGGAGGCCGTGCGTGTCCTCGACGCCCTGCGTTCCGATGGCCTCGGGATCGAAACGCAGGAAGCGCCGGTCGGCGGCGCGGCCTACGACCTCTCGGGCGATCCGCTGCCTGCGGCGACGCTCGACCTGGTGAAGGCCGCGGACGCCGTCCTCTTCGGCGCCGTCGGCGGCCCGAAGTACGACACGCTTGCGCGCGACAAGCGCCCGGAGAAAGCGATCCTGGCGCTTCGCAAGGAATGCGATTTCTTCGCCAACCTGAGGCCCGCGACAGTCTTCCCGGAACTTGCCGACGCCTCCACGCTCAAGCCCGAGGTCGTCTCCGGCCTCGACATCATGATCGTGAGGGAACTCACCGGAGACCTCTACTTCGGCCAGCCGCGCGGGATCTCCGGCGAGAAGGGCCACCGCATCGGCATCAACACGATGCATTACACCGAAGCGCAGATCAGCCGCATCCTGCATGTCGGCTTCCGCACGGCCCGGCAGCGCGCAGGACGCCTGTGCTCCGTGGACAAGATGAACGTGCTGGAAACGACGCAGCTCTGGCGGGACATCGCCGAGGAAATCGCGCCGGAATACCCCGACGTCGAACTCACGCACATCCTGGTGGACAACTGCGCCATGCAGCTCGTCAGGAACCCGAGGCAGTTCGACGTCATCGCGACCAGCAACATGTTCGGCGACATCCTCTCCGACGAGGCATCGATGCTCACCGGATCGATCGGGATGCTCCCTTCGGCGTCCCTGGATGCGAACGGCAAGGGCCTGTACGAGCCGATCCACGGTTCGGCGCCCGACATCGCGGGCAGGGGCGTGGCGAATCCCCTGGCGCAAATTCTTTCGATGGCCATGATGTTCCGCTACACGTTCGGGCTTGCGGACGTGGCCGCGCGCATCGAAGCCGCGGTGAGGAAGGCGCTCGCTTCCGGCCTGCGCACGGCCGACATCGCCGCGCGCGGCGCGAAGGCGTGCACTACCGCCGAGATGGGGACGGCAGTCCTGAAGGCCCTCTAG